From the genome of Deinococcus aerius, one region includes:
- a CDS encoding ComEA family DNA-binding protein, which yields MFFAERLWTLVLVVGLLVVAGLALGPVLHPAARAPTITPVRLPPPAQPGEAAPEYPTTVSVQPLISGRVNLNSATAEQLEALPKVGPALAARIVQGRPYRSLADLDRVKGVGPSTLSALRPLVTF from the coding sequence GTGTTTTTCGCCGAACGCCTCTGGACGTTGGTGCTCGTGGTCGGCCTGCTCGTCGTGGCGGGGCTGGCCCTCGGCCCGGTGCTGCACCCGGCCGCCCGGGCGCCGACGATCACGCCTGTCCGCCTGCCGCCCCCGGCACAGCCCGGGGAGGCCGCCCCCGAGTACCCCACCACCGTCAGCGTTCAGCCGCTCATCTCGGGCCGGGTCAACCTCAATTCCGCGACCGCCGAGCAACTGGAGGCCCTGCCCAAGGTCGGCCCGGCCCTCGCCGCCCGCATCGTGCAGGGGAGGCCCTACCGCAGCCTCGCGGACCTCGACCGGGTGAAGGGCGTCGGCCCCTCCACCCTCTCCGCCCTGCGCCCGCTGGTGACGTTCTGA